Below is a window of Excalfactoria chinensis isolate bCotChi1 chromosome 9, bCotChi1.hap2, whole genome shotgun sequence DNA.
atactACACAGCATAGCAGGACCTCCTGTCCTCTAGCAGTCCCCAGGCTCTCTGGATTATGAATCACTGCCATTGAAACTTTCACACTGATCACCTCATGACTTAGAATAATTCCGGGAAGCTTTACTCAGAGATACTTTCTCAGCTCACAACATGACACAGAGCAACCAGAAGCCTGACTGTGTCCGTAGCATCTCTCTTGGGGTTGCTGCTTCTACATATTAAGctactttttaaagaaagttaaaaaaagaatggaGGAATGGAAGAGTTTTTCTGCTTGAGTAAACAACCCTCCCTCCCAGGAGGCAGTGGGCAGACCCacctgctgagcacagcagtgatTTTAGTCAGACTTCACCCAgcccactgtgctgctgtagctGTGGTTCCAGAGTTATTTTGTTAGGCACCCCCCGTCCCATGCAGTGGAAGGGTTTCTTTCTTGCAATCTGTGTAATTAATCATAAAACAATCATTTGAAATCATTAACTTCAGGCTCAGGACAATTCATTGATTCCAAGTTAATGGCCAATCAGCAATCTATTAATTTTGGTACAGCCCTATCAGGTTTCTATGTAtataaaagaacacaaaaagaaTACCTTTCAGGAGCAAACTTCCATGCCATGAAAGTTCTGATTACTATAACATAAAACTTGCAGATTTATGAATAAATGgtatacagaaagaaaaagtaataataataaaaaaaaccaaaaacctcaGAGTAATTTATCAAGTACTTAAACACAGAGTTAAATCAATCTATAAGTAAAGGTAGCAAAACtactgcacagaaagaaaaggtctTTATGGAAAACTGTTGTGCAAACTTTGAAGATTAAAGCATTTAATAATTCTTCGTGAGGCTTTAAAAttcacatgagaaaaaaatgcataaatagaCTTCACAGGATAACACTGCAGCCTTCTTGTTCCACCATTATGAAGAACAATCTGCATTAAATGAGAGTGAAGACTGATGTTGACTTTTAAGGGAGAAAATAAGGTACAGCCTTGATTTATATTTGAAGATGTGGGGAAAGGAGAATTTAACAATCCTTTTTGTTGATTTTGATGTTCAAGTTCAGTGCTGTAATCAGCAAATGTGCACGTCATGATGACAAAGCACGTTGGCTTGATGTTGATTCAGCAGAATAACTTCTAATGTTATTCAGCTGTTCTAAGCATAATATTTACcaattagaaggaaaaagaaattgaggGGAAAATGCCAAGCTGCTCAAGGCAAGAATTGTACTGAGCCAGTATTTGTGTTGTGTCCCTGCACGTACTGTTGTGTTATCTGCACAGACTTCAAGCCATTTAAAATTGTGCTGattatttatagaaaaaaaagtaacctTGTTGCTTATTTATCATTTTTGCTTGTAGTCTAAGCGGGAATTAAAATGGTATTAAAACCCCAGTTTACTGCAATTGATTAAAGAAGGATATTCCCTCCTACTTCTCGTGGAATAGATTAATGTAGAACACCTTTTGGgttaatattttttccagaacCACGTGctgatttcattttgctgtacTGTAAGCAGTGCAGCATAGTAAAAGAGTTTTTGATTCCGCTGAAAGTAGAATACAGAACAGTATTACGGTACATATTCTTAGGCAGCTGTGAACAGCATCTCTTTCCCTTGGTCTCTAAGAGAGCTGCAACAGATGGCTGGATGGACACATAGATTACACAACCTAATAATATATACCAATTTCTTCAAATatgtacttttattttctgacaagAGATCAAATTTGAAAGATGCCGGAGGATACTGAATACATGTATCTGAAGATATCCTCTAGCCAGGCAAAATACTCAGGAATTTCATCCATTCCTGTGGCACGTGCTTCTGAATGACATCTATGCAGTAAGTCTGGGGCACAGAATGGAAATAAGTGAACTCTGATTATGAATGTGCAGAATTTACAATAGTTGTTCTTCCGGGCACATCTTTCAGACTTGTCTGGTTAAAAACCATGGTCATCTCGATTTTGAAAGCTGCAAGTTGGTTGTGTGATTCAGTGTGGAAATGAATCTATACAGAACAATTTAGAAGACACAATGGGACACTCCATATCCATTCTCTGCAAGGATTTTGAGATAGCTGTCATTTTGGACAGCTGTTCATTCTGTAGTTTGAAGTAGAAGAGCTCAGAATTAAGTGCTCTAGTATGCTAGAGTCTGTTATTAGCCCTTTGCATAGAGATGTTGGATTCTAAATAGCATAAATTTGGGCTCTGCCCTTATGGAGAGAAAATGCTTGAATCTACCCAAGTCTTTCAGATCTCTACACTAGATACTTATTGAAAGTCACCCCTATAGCCACACAGTCTGTGATTTTTGTGACACCTTCTGATGTATCTGAAAACAACGCTAATATATGATGTCTGCTTACCTTAAAGGTCTATGCCCAACTTCAACACAGCATTGTTATGGAAGataattaaaagaaaccaaaatgtATATGAAGCCATCAACAAGAAGTAACTGTTAGAATGACGCTTCATAACACGGAGCAAACTGAGACCTTACTGCTGAGCTACTGCAAAGAGCTGTGTAACTGCACATTAACCTGCTGTGTCACAGAACTTCAGGCACTTGCTCTCTGACAGTGGGCTGTGTTCTCATTCCAGTCACTGGAATCTGTGATGAATTACATTGTCATATATAATGAAGTCTTCACAGAAAAACTACTGTAGTTTATTTTGAACTTCCAAGAGTGAAGGCAACtctagaaaaacagattttgaaatacatacatacattataGTGCATTATCTAGTTTTCTTTGCATTCCTCTGCATCTTGAAACAGATTCCCCTCCCGCCTTGAAGTGGATCGCTCATTAATTGTGCTTTATAGGAGTTACAAGCTATACAAATCATTACTGAACAATTAGCTTTTTAACCAAGTGCTCTCCTTCCTTGGCTTTTTCTTACTAAATCTGCctcagctttttcatttttaatcaagATTTGTAAATCTGAATTAGAGCTACGCTGTATAAAAAAGGCCGGCCTTCCTTTAGCACTCAGAAAGCCTGCCTCCAAACCCCTCTGAGTACCACTGGAGCTCAGAATaagttttctgatttttttagaAATGGCAGATCTATTTATTGATGGATTTGCAATGCTTCTGGAGGGCACTACAGTCTTGAATGAAAAAGACCTCGTTCACTTACTTAGAAGATTATTTGTTCTTAACAAAAAgcacaggacaaggggcaaaGGGCAAAAACTGGAAGATGGTaagttccatatgaacatgagaaagaactttATTGTGAAGGTAACAGGGCACaagaacagattgcccagaagAGAGGTATGGATGCCTTTCTGTGTGACTGACCATAGGGAACCTGCTCAGCAGGGGATTGGACCTGATGATcccaggtcctttccaacccctacggTTCTATAAATTACAGGTGCAAAGGAGTTCACGAGGACTGTGAGACTGCAGAAATACAAGCGCATTTCCAACATTTACGAACTTAAATCGTGGAAATGAAGTCACTGGCAAACAGCACCATGCCACGCCTGGATAACGATCACACATCCCGTCCTGCGGCCCCAGCAAAGCGATCCTCCGCCTGCCGTCCGCTGCGCGTCAATCACAGCTCCGTACGCCCGTTCAGTCGCACCGGCATCACTTCTGCGCCCGCTCCCCTCCAGCAGCCGGTGCCGCCCCTCATGGCGATGTCCTGCCCGGCATCCCGGGACGGCCGGCGATCCGCGAGGAGCCGCTGAGCGGCAGCGCCGAGCAGCGGTGGGCGGGAACCGAGCGCGCCCGCTGCGTGGCGAGGGGCGGGCGGGGCCTCGCGGCGGTGCGAGTTGCGCCGTAGCGGGCAGGCTGAACCCCGCGGGCGGATAGCGAGCGTCCCTCAGCGGGACCGCGGCTGCGGAGAGCGATCCACATGGAGGCCGCAGCGCCGACCCCTCCAGCCGACCCGAACGGCGCAGAAGGGCGGTGGGGCGGGAGGGCCCGCCCCTCCCTCGGCGCGCGCACGGCCCCCGCGAGCCCCGCCCCCTGCCGGCAGCGAGAGCGCGCGAGGAGCGGACGTCACTCGCAGCCCCAGGtgggcgggggcggcggcgggaggaggcCCCGCGGCGGCGGCTGTGTCGGGGCTCCTCCCTCGGGGGGCGCGGCCTCGCTCGGGGGCGTGTCCGCTCGGGCCGGCGGGCCGCTGGCgcctccccctctcccctcccctcccccgccCGCCGTCCCTTCAGTAACTTGGCCGCCTTTTATCGGGCGGGCGGCGAGGCGCGGAGTTTAGTGGTGCCGGAGCCGCGGCGCGGAGGAAAGGGAGGGCGGCGGGGGCCCGGCGCGGCCGGGACGATGCTGCGGCTGGTGTCGCTGAAGTTGGGGCGGCTGTACCGCTACGTGAAGCTGGcggtgctgggcagcctggcgGCGGCGCTGGTGCTGAACACGCACTCGCTGCTGGCCTCGCTGCAGCGCAACGAGCTGGCGGAGCGGCGCTTCCTGCAGCTCAATAAGTGCCCGGCCTGCTGGGGAACCAGCTGGTGCCGCAAGTTCCTCAACGGGCAGCTGCGCCTGGAGAGCTGGGGCCGCCTGCGTCTCTTCGACTTCTTCAACGTGAAGAACGTGTACTTCGCGCGCTACGGGGAGCCCCGCGAGGGCAGCCGCCGCGTCGTGCTGAAGCGCCTGGGCTCGGCGCAGGAGCTGGCCGACATCGACGCCAAGATCTGCCGGCGCGCCaccggcagggggcgctgcgACCTGCTGCAGGCGCTGCACGCCACCGAGTTCGCCAGCCTGAACGGCGACGTGCGGCTGCTCACCCCCGACGCCGTGGAGGGCTGGTCCGACCTGGTGCACTGCCCCTCGCAGCGCCTGCTCGACCGGCTGGTGCGCCGCTACGCCGAGACCAAGGACTCGGGCAGCTTCCTCCTGCGCAACCTGAAGGACTCGGAGCGCATGCAGCTCCTCATCACCCTCGCCTTCAACCCCGAACCGCTGGTGCTGCAGGTGAGAGGCCGGCAGGCGGGAGGGAGGCCGGGAGAGCCCCGGGGCTTCGTCCTCCTCGCCCTCGGCTCTCTGGGCGCGGCGGTGCGGGCTGTGGCACGGAGGGGCCGGGATTGCCGGCGGCGGTGTGGTTTGCGTGGCGTAGTGCTGCTGTGCTCGCCTCGTACGGAGCTGAGCCGTGCTGCCTCGTGTTCTTCTCGGAGCTAAATACAAAGTCCTGCGTTTTTGGCGGTGAAAGTGGGTATTTTCTAGCTAAAAGATGGAGCGGCAAATGTGATAGCATTCACTTCTCAGCAGTTGGGCTTCCTACGTTGTTTATTTAAGAGCACTGCTTAAGTGCTGTTACACTCTGGTAGGCAAATAGATATACTTTAGTATGTCATCTAGACTGTGTATTCAGTTCATATTTTTAGGTCAGAAGTTGACGATGTATCACTGCGTTCTgtggcagcacccagctgcgCTTGCCTGCTCGTGTCTGGCAGCCTCCCCTTGCCTTATATTTTGGCTTCTAGCTCTGTCTGGGATCTGCAGGCCCTCCCTTGCTGCACACGCtgggctcagagctgtgctgtctgaCTGCCGAGCAGCCCGTGCTTCTAACTGATGTGTTCCAAAGAGAAGATTTGCAAGTATGTGTAAGAGCATCGCTGCGTGAGTGCTGTTACAGACACCAGCTTCTTCCCTAGTGAGGCAGCAAAAAAACATCCAGCGCCCAAAAAGCAGGGCTGCAGGTTTTGCCACCAGCACCTTCATTTGTTGGTTCATTTCTAGAGAGGGCATTTATGAACTCTGCTTCATTGAAAATGCATCTCAGGATAGCATTCCTGCTTCCCTTCAGCCTTTCTGTCTACAGcacttgatttgtttttccccacagttCCCAGTTTGCTTTTCAGGGCACGGCGGGCAGCTGCTCATGAGCACAGTAAGGAAACTccacatgaaaaagaaagtgcAAATTGCCTTACTATGCTGAGTGCATTTGGAAGCGATTTGGGAATCACGTAGTTTTGGTTGTGTTTCTTACAACTTAGGGTGTTGGCTTTGAGCACGTGTTCCAGCACAACGATCATGCACCCAGATGGCTGCAAAAAGCTGCTTTGTAAAGagtttcttttctgcaaaacGTATGCTGCTTTGTAGCTTGCAGGGGCAAAGGAGATGGCACAGTTGTGTGGGCTGGGTCCCAGGCAGTGGGCAGCACTGGTTCGCTTATATCAGTTCTTTACTAAGGTGTAGATAAGCATTGAGGTTTTCAGGCATATCTACTGAAGAGATGACAAACCCCTGCATGTGGAGCTTAAGGAGTGCTTTGCTCGCCCTTTTTCGTCCTGAAagtgctgctgagagcagagcgGGTCACATTGGTGGGGAAGCAAGGCAATTGTTGCTACTCGGGAGCATGGTGTGGTTCTGTCACCTCTAATCAAATGAGAAGTGTTTCACAGAGGATTGGAAATGTTGATAGAGCCTGGGAAACATTCTTGGGCAACTTCAGACCAGCTTTGTGTGTTGCAAAACTTTGTGAAGTTAATGTATTCTGCAGAGGCACATTCAGCAGCCTTGATGATGGGTGCTAAAGGTTTGAATGCCTTCCTTCAATCAGAAGTGAAATATCTTACATATGTAAACCTGAATcagtttttttcatttataccTTATGTCACACAACTCCAGAGGAGCGCATTATACACAACTCTGTGTTATGCAGCTTTTACAGCAGCAAGATGCAGGGTGCTTTGTATGAGAGGTTATTTTCCAGAAGTGATAAATGACTGAGGAGTTTGCTTCCATCTATACATAAGATATGTGAAACGCTTTGTTGCATGCTTTCTGCATGATTGATGAAGGCAGATACTGGCATGGGAATGAGACCAGAGGCTTCTTCTAGAAGTCAGCTGCTTCCAAGAAAGCAAACCTGAGTGATATTCAGTGCTTTAAAGTTGTGTGTTATTTAATTTTAGCACCAACCAGATAGAAGCAGACAGTGACTGAAAAGTCACTTTACTCATCTGTCAGAGCTGGTAACTTAGGGATTTTTTCATCAGAAACTCTTCTTAAATCAGAGATTGGGATTTGAGCTTGAAGCCTAAAGTGTGGGGCACGGTTGCCCCATGAGTGGCAGTGCTCACAGAATCGTATGGTCGCAACAGGTGTAAAGCATTTCCTGGGGTAAGCTTGCAGTTGAGTCTGTAACCTCACCTGATAGGAGTGGGACATTCTTCTGTTGTAAGGCTGCGGGCAGTGGTATAAAACATCACAGTCTTGTGCAGGTTACTTACAGCAGtcttaaaatatgtttctgaTGGCTTTCATGTTAACGTTTGTTAAGCAGTTGTATATGTGTATTCAATGAAGAATAAAGCCCCTTCTGGCATTCTGCTTCATAAAGCAGATGGAAGGACTGTTAGGCACAGTTTGTCTTTTCCTTAGTAgcaagttattttttccttttgtaggATCTCACTAAACTAGTCTCTTTCAccttttttaatctgaaaggAATGAAATAAGCTCTGTGTGAAAGGTTATGCATATAGTTTTTTAAAACTTGGCACGTGAATattgagtttttgtttttaatcaaagtCTGGTGCGCCTGAAGCAATAGTTAATGTAAACATGGGCAACTTGTTCAGACAAAAGCAACACCAAAAGTTGCTGTTGTTTGGATGCTGTGAGCAAGGAGCACTTGTTGTCTCACACACAGAGTCCAGCGACGAGGAACTGACTGTGCTGTAACTGATGGAGTGCGACTGCTGAGCTGGGAAATTGCTTCTAagttagaaaactgttttcagcaaAAATGGCTTTTTATCCAGTAAGATCACATGGCGAGCTGTGAAGGACACTATTTTTCTACTATCAAAACTGACCTGTGTGTTCTCATAACtactgcagccccagagcatTTAGGGCCggtcctgcagtgctgcagcaccagctgcacaGCTAACAGGACTGTGGGTTCAGTCTTTATTCAGAGGAAACTCACCCTATGCAAACTTTGaagttaaaagtaaataaatgctaaGTTATGTGTGGGCtgtttggtatttttcttttgttgctagctttatttatttacagttacAGAAGTTGGCTGTGAGCTATAGGCAAagtgcatttctgctgctttttcccaggCTCTGCCCTAGCAGTAGGCTATCTCCTGTGGTTCTGGTCTAACTGTTGCTGCAGTGCCATGGAGTTGGAATGCCTGGTGCATTTCAGGCTTTTGTCATGGCTgaattttggtgttttttggtttttttgacaGATAATTACTATGTTAAATACCACAAAGTGGTTTCAGGGCACTTATCCATGCTACCTTGTGTGTCCCTACAGTGAACTTCCAAGTATCTGATTTATTTCCTGGCTCATAGAGATATTTTGACACAATAGTGCTTAGTCTTTAATATTAAAgatagtatcacagaatcattaagctTGGAGAAGACCAGTTATGACATGTTGTCCAGCCATCTTCCCACCCCCACCGTGCTGCTAGATGAGTCCTTCAGTGCCATGAATGTTGAATGGTGAGATGCACTCAAATAGGCTCAACCACTCTGGGAACTTCAGATGAACATTAAATTATGTGGCATACAGTTGAGTAGTAAATGGTCTTCATTAAACTCACTAGCATTCACAAATACATTTGAATCCAGATCTTCTAAAATGCAAATGATGGCATGACAGAATAAAGCATCTGTTTTTAGACTTCTTTTTTAACCTCCTTCAGATCTGAGCAGTTTTGTCGTGCAGTCTGATCTCCAGGTCTGCATGGCTCCAGAGCTGTACTTATTTGCCTTGGTGACTAATACAAGCACTACTTCTGTTTACCCTGCAAAATCAACAGCACTTTATGAGAGAGAAcaaattcttttccttcagaggaGCAGCACATTACTCTGGTGACTGTACCAGCTTGTACCTGGACAGGCGTGGCTTACAGTGAGATAATTCTAGCCAAGGTGTTATGTAGAGGTCCTTTGCCATCAGGACCTTCATAGTAATGGCAAGCAGGAAGAAGATTCCCCACTGTGTTGCATATTTGTGtctcttttattaattttacCATCTTTAAGTTGTAACTCTTTGTGTATGTTactgtcttatttttaaacatgaagCTAAGCTATATAAAAATGGGTATTGATGTATAGTGTCTATTAGAGCACTCCTGAAAATGacaagcagtattttttttaatgctacagTAGATCAACAGCTCAAGTTCTCAATTATCACAAACTGTTTTAGCTTTTTCTGTGTGATTTGATTATTAAGGTGAATTATATGTGTGATTATGATAAACTATTACTCTTTTATGTGTGTAATTCAGAGAGGTTTTGTGTTATTGCAGACTACAGTGAGCCTTATCAGCCTCAAGCTGCTGAGCCTTTACTGCAGGATCCAGTTCACAGCCCTGAGTGTTGAATGCGGTGGCACATTTATATGtcttcttgtgtgtgtgtaggcAGATGGAAGTGAGGCAGACAAATGCCTTAATAATGTGTTTTATTCTTGAGTGAAATGATAAATTCACCGTATTAATCCTCAATATTTCTTCTTAGgccacagctttttttttgtttactctTTCTTAAAGACATAAGTGCAGTATTATTCTTTGTGGGACAAAGTGCCCTTTGTTCCTTTGGCAGGGATTGTTCAGTTTTGCTTGGTGAGATGCAGCTATTCAGGGCATGGAGAAAACTTTCTGGTGTGTGTCACTGGGAATGAAGATGTCAgaagttttgttctgttttccattttctgtctttctattAGGAAATTATCAATATTACTGTGCGAATAGACTAAGATGACACTTTTGATGAGGACTACTAAGCCGCTTGTTTGTAGGTTTTCATATACAGTGCTGTATCTTTAAACTCTGGGATGTGATTGTGGTTTCCGCAGCATTTACGTGTATATTCAAAGACAAGATGTCAGCGGGTGCATTGGAGTCGTAGACTAATTTATCAGATACCTGTTTCTTGTAAGCAAGAGCATATTTAATCTTAATTGTCAAATGCAGGTTTTTTTATGTCTTCAAATAGCGCGTCTGAGTACAAAGTGATCTAATCAAATATTTATGCTCTTAGCAGCTTGTGAATTAAAGTAAAGTCCATGTTGTCTGTAGCTGTAGCGAAGTGTGGGATTTCTGgctgctgtgtgttttgctgcttgtttcctCAGTGCTGCTTGTTCATGGAAGCAGTGTTTAACAACCGTGCAGTTTTGTGTTTGCATCCTACTGGCTTTCAGAATGGTAACatgtcattaaaaaaaggaacaagTTAGCTGTGATCTTCAgcagaataaatatatatatgtatatatatatttaaagcataaacagttaaaaaaatctCTACTTACAAAACATCAGGTCTCCTCTTCATTGATATTCCTGTCGAATTCATGGAGTGAATATGAAAGTACTGAATGGGGCACTTGTACATATTTTTATCCCCTTCTTGGGCTACTGGGCTGTGCAATGAAGTGTAGATGTGGCTGTTACATGCCAGTTGGAAGGGAGCCAAAGCGGAGATGTTGTTCGTACATGTGCAGATGTTGGCAGGGTTCCCTGTGCTTCTGATGTCAAAAGATCTTTTTGTTGCTACAGAGTTATAAATACGTCCGTGTAACAGTGTGGCATGCGGTATTGTTTGGGAAGCTTCTTTCTAAATAAGTAAAACTGCTCCAAGAATTTCTTCTGTGAGATGAAATTTAGCGTATGCAACACAGGAAGCGTAGTAGGTGTGTTTTGAAGGTAAGTGTACCTATGTGGATAATGCTATACTTCTGTTCAATCCATTACATAAATCCCTGCTACTGATGGGAAGTAGCACTTCTGGCGCTTCCTCTTTGCTGCACCTGGCTATTCAGGCCTGCCTCCATCTGTTTTTTAGCACTAACATGATGTCATGAGCTGGATCTAGCTACTGGTCCAACTGAGCATCAGCCCAGCAAGTACCAGCTGCATTGCTTTcctcaaaaagcaaaggagggGTTTGAAGTGACTGTACTGGATGGATTGGGAGGAATATGCACCTTTCCTTTCGATAGAGACGTGGCCTTTGCTCTTGATGTGGCTCTTGGTGACTGAACTTACATTTGGGAAGAGAGGCAGAAGCAAACAGCAGGACTGGAATGTAGGAGAGGAGTAGAGTGGTTCAAAATCATACCGAATTAAAAGGGTTTAGGCCTAATTGCTATAGTGGTTGAACTTACTGCACTGACTGCTGCAAATATAGAGCAGCATGAAAATGTTGTGTTGGCTTAAATCACTTACACTTGTGTTAATTGGAGAAGCAGGTCAGTTTTCTCCAATTCAGGGTacaaatttctttttataagAGTAGTCTATGGACAGTAGACCTGCATGCTTGCAGGAAGATAGCACAGCTTTAAGCTTTCTCTTGATCTGAAGCTATCAGGATTTTTCCAGGTTTATACAAGCATTCCTTATTTGGAATTTGCTGTTTTGCCCCTTGATCCCACTCACTGGAAGGAAAAACTCACTGGGAGTTCCCTGCAAGTTACCACTTAGCACCAACTCCTTGTTGCTTCGTTTTGAGTGAAATGATTTGTTCCTTTGTAAGCAATATCACGTGATGGACAACAGCTGTTTG
It encodes the following:
- the DIPK2A gene encoding divergent protein kinase domain 2A, yielding MLRLVSLKLGRLYRYVKLAVLGSLAAALVLNTHSLLASLQRNELAERRFLQLNKCPACWGTSWCRKFLNGQLRLESWGRLRLFDFFNVKNVYFARYGEPREGSRRVVLKRLGSAQELADIDAKICRRATGRGRCDLLQALHATEFASLNGDVRLLTPDAVEGWSDLVHCPSQRLLDRLVRRYAETKDSGSFLLRNLKDSERMQLLITLAFNPEPLVLQSFPSDEGWPFAKYLGACGRMVAVNYVGEELWSYFNAPWEKRVDLALQLMEIAEQLTNNDFEFALYLLDVSFDNFAVGPRDGKVIIVDAENVLVADKRLIRQNKPENWDVWYESKFDDCDKEACLSFSKEILCARVTVDHNYYAICQNLLSRHATWRGTSGGLLHDPPADIAKDGRLEALLDECANPKKRYGRFQAAKELREYLAQLSNNVR